In the Panthera leo isolate Ple1 chromosome C2, P.leo_Ple1_pat1.1, whole genome shotgun sequence genome, AAAAGGAgtaattttataatgtatttgtttatagtgataattttagaattttaaactatacatattcttttatcccttcataaaaatcctagaaaattcTGACACAAATATGTTagaattttctcctcttttctcctctgtcaCCCAGCCTCAGGAGAGTACCACTGGTCTCTAATTACATAGAAATGTTATGGAGAAAGCAGGCACCTACATATTTAGCTATACATGAAGCGATGGGTAAGAAGTATGTTCCAAAGCACACATCTGCTGTTTCCCTTCTAAAATGAACTCTtgttcccctcctctcctcccacttgAAAAGCCCCTTGTCTGTGTAGATCTTCCTGACATGGCCTATTAGTAtgcatgtgtgttttattttttttttaatgtttatttatttttgagagagagagagagagagagagagagtgactgagtgtgagcagaggagggtcagagcgaaagggaaacacagaatccgaagcaggctccaggctttgagctgtcagcacacagcccagtgtggggcttgaactcacgaaccatgagatcatgaactgagccaaagttggacgcttaaccagctgagccatccaggcaccccagtgtggGTGTTTTTAATGGATCCATTACTAGTAACTCTTCCTTTTAGATCAGAGATGCTCAAGTTTGTCTACACATTGGAATCActagcttaaaaaaatactgatgtctgGGATCTATACCCAGATATCCTGATTTAATTGATCTAGGGCCAGGTGTGGTATTAGGCTTAGCAGAGCTCTCCAGTAATTCTAGTGTGCCTCTAACATTGAGAACCACTCGGGTAGGTTTTTATTTCTGGAGAAATTTCTTGTGTGTCTTCTGTATCTGGTCCTATGATTGATATGTAGTAGTGCTCAGTgtttgaagaatgaataaatagccAGTGCATGAGTCACTAGGAAAGGTTCACATTCTGTCTATTCTTTTCCCTCTGCATTCTTCCCACCCACCCttcaaatacagagaaaacattCCTCGTTAGCATTGTCTTCTGAGATAATCCATTCCCAACACTGCCTTAGCTACGGCGTGATCCCATGGATTTCAGCCCCAAGCACAGTATGGAGAGATTTACCTGTAGACTCATACCTTTGAACTGCGGAGTAGTGTTTTGTCAAGGCTGATGCCTCTTGTAAAGGTGAAGTACATAGGCTAGAAATACTTTTGGATCAGTTGAGAGCAAGTTGGCTTCTCAGGCTTCCTCATAATGAAGGAAATTCATGTCTCACTGGGTCACTGTCTCTCTGAGAATCTGGAGTTACAAATGCTGGCAGAGGTTAGTCTTACTCTGGTCCATGCAGAGTTCCTACTAGTTTTCCTGCCTGCCCATAGACAACCTGCCAAAGAAGGAGACGTAGGCTGTCGTTGCTAATGTGCCCAGATGCAAAATCCATCATTTGTCAAAAGCTAAAGTGAATGAGGACAGAATCCCAGATTACATAATTCCTTGGGGTTTTGAACTTAAGTTATTACCCACCTGATCTCTAGCCTAAAGTTAATCTTGGGCCTTAGTAAGTgatgaaactctttttttttttttttttgaacgtaTGCAAAATCTGTTTATTGGGATAGTTCCCCACTCACGTTGACTCGGGGTGCACTTAGTGCTGCTTCCGTCTGAAGGAGCATCCTTCCGTGAGCCTTGCTTTTCCTCCTGTCAGCTGGCACAGGATGGTGGAGCAGCCCACACACAGCACCACCGTCTGTACATGGCTGAACACGGTGGTGATTTTGTAGCACCCCGGGCACTTCACGTCCATGAAGTAGGAGTTGGGGCTCTGTACCAGGCGCTTCTTCTTGTGTTTCCTCTACTCCTCTTCCAGGGATGGGTGCAGGAGGTCCTTCGCTAGGACCTCCTATGGCTCCTAAGGTATGAGTCTACAGGTTCTTGTGGGCAGGTTGTCACTGCCAGAAAGGCTAAGTGATGAAACTCTTAACTAGACAACTTGGCATCTTTATGGTAGTTTCAGAAGAATCCTTTGTTCTGTTGCTGGGCCTTGGTTAAGGTATTAGAGTAGAGTTCCTTTCTATCTAGATAGCAAAGAGATTTATAAATTCTGGAATGTATGAGTAGTTATTATGCTTCCCTGTGTAATAGAATAATGCATAGTTGATCCTGGATTGGAagttaaaagtgaaaggaaattggattatttgctcaCATAAGCTAGTGACAGAAAAATGGATGCCTCTATGAGTGAtgctaaaggaaaagagaaagtgggaaggctttacacaaatgaggaaaggaaaaaatgaaagaaacaaatgagttTGGAGACATCTTGCCTCATGTCCTTGTGTTCTGTCCCTATCCCTGTTTCAAGCCCAGAGGATCCTgttggagagggagacacgacaGGTCAAGTAACCAAGCTGAAGTCCTTCTTACTGCCTCTGAGGCTTTGCAGGATTCCTCCTACTTCCAGCTCAGCTCTTTCCTTTGCTCACTGTGCTCTAGCCATGCTGGTCTTTGCTTTTTGTTGATCAAGCCAGCCACTCTTGACTTTGCTTTATTTCCTCTGTCTGGGATATTCTTCCACCAGACATCTAATGGtcacctccctctgctccttcaagtctttgctttaTTGCTCCTTTCTCAAAAAGCTACTTAAAATTGCAGATTCTATCCtatcctttcccccaccccttctcccatCTCTTCATCTTTCCTTCCATAGCACTGTCACTTTCTAATATACTATATACTTCGTTAATTTGTGTTGCCTGTTTGCCCCATCCGTCATCACCATGAGGGCAGGATCTTTAGTTCTTTCCTTCCATACTTAGCAGAAGtacttggcacagagtaggcccTCAATACATACTGTTCAATGAATGACTCAATATGCATAGTAGTTCTTTGGCTTGGAATTTAGTTCTACAAACTGAAAGGCTTTGGGCCAttgctatttttccttttagatttgTCCTGCTGTATTTAATCGATTTGTTTGGACTACTATtgtcatcatttttctttttctaccaagagttttttttttttggaaagggcaGCTGCTCAGAGAAGTCAGAGGCTGTGGGAGTCCCTTGGGTAGCTATTCCACTGCTAGGAGAGGAATGATCCACAATGGGGGTGTTTTCCTCCATCCCTACAAAGATTATAGGGATGCTTTCTTGGATGGAAGTTGTCATGAGAGTCCTTCTCAAAAACATGGCCCTTTGAGACCTTTCCAGTCTCTGAAGAAGTGGATGGCTCATTATAGGGAATTTCACGGCCCAGTTCAGCTTAGTAAGTGAGGAGTAGGGTTTGATAGTCAGATCCTTCCTGATGCCTGGCCAAACATAAGAGGGTTGCTTGAGCTACTACTCATTGGGGGTTGTGCTGTTAAGTTGCTGTTTTTGGTCTTGCCTTCTCCATCCTCATGGAtgataaaatgtgataaaatgtgAGAAGCAGTCAGGCTGGGCTTGCCAACATTCGCAGGGCCCACTGCAAAGGACTTATCTTCAAAAGCATAGGGTCTTATCTGTAGAAACACGTTTTCCTTCTTTCACCTTGGCCCTTCTTGCCTTGCCAGttgtgtattcttttatttcttattctcctATGTGTGCACACACTTCAGAAACTGTCCCTGTCTTGGAGAATTTTCTGTGTGAGGTTAAGGTAGCAGCCTTTCTCCAATTTTCTACAAATTAGACTTCTAACTTCAGCCATCTGCTATGGGGTTTGTGGGCTGGCGGGTGGCAGGTGGTGGGAAgcgggaagaaaaaaatctctgatcAAAGATCGAACACAAAGCCTGAGCACAAAAATTTATGCGATGTTTTGTAGACCAGCGCTACCCGAAGAAGTAGAATGTgaaccacatatgtaattttaaatgttccagtagccacattaaaaaagtaaaaagaaacaggtcaaATGAATTTTAATACCTTTTATTTAACTCCATGCAcctaaaatattaatgtttcaaCATGTAACCAGTGTGAACATTAataatgcaatattttatttttgcattagtGTTTTAAATCTGGTATGTAAATCTGCAGCACTTTTCAGTTTGgactagctacatttcaagtgctcaacagacACATGTGGCTAATGGTTACATATTGGACAGTGTACATAGAAGGCTCTCACCCCCAATCAGCCAGCTATGTATGTTTCATGctatttttacatttgaaaatagtTGATATCTTTCTATCCCTTGTCCTACATTTTATAACCCAAGTCACTATAAAAAGGCTAGATTGTATTCACTGTTCTCAAAGAAGGTAGGGGAATGTGGAGAGTATGGAAGATATCTAGTAAGTgttgccaaaataaataatagtgttGTAGTTCAGGAAACCTCAGAAATTCACAGGTAGAAATCCCAGACTACACCGTGaaaccctctctctttctaaagctggagcctacttggaaggACTTGGAAGCC is a window encoding:
- the LOC122198787 gene encoding 40S ribosomal protein S27-like translates to MDVKCPGCYKITTVFSHVQTVVLCVGCSTILCQLTGGKARLTEGCSFRRKQH